One Mycolicibacterium parafortuitum DNA segment encodes these proteins:
- a CDS encoding helix-turn-helix domain-containing protein, whose translation MTSMNGPSSRDSASGKTARDAGQGSAGDAQAPRAQFLTVAEVASLMRVSKMTVYRLVHNGELPAVRVGRSFRVHAKAVHDMLESSYFDAG comes from the coding sequence ATGACGTCTATGAACGGGCCATCTTCGCGGGATTCGGCGAGCGGGAAGACGGCGCGTGACGCCGGGCAGGGTAGCGCCGGGGACGCGCAGGCGCCGCGTGCCCAGTTCCTGACCGTCGCCGAGGTCGCGAGCCTCATGCGGGTCAGCAAGATGACGGTGTACCGCCTGGTGCACAACGGCGAACTGCCCGCGGTGCGGGTCGGCCGCTCGTTCCGGGTGCACGCCAAAGCGGTCCACGACATGCTGGAGAGTTCGTACTTCGACGCCGGATAG
- a CDS encoding YbjN domain-containing protein — MSAPDAVRDLIERTLKDNDLEYVFHEGAAGGLPGLVVALPGERRLKTNTILSIGEHSVRVEAFVCRRPDENHEGVYRFLLKRNRRLYGVAYTLDNVGDIYLVGRMALASVSPEEVDRVLGQVLEAVDSDFNTLLELGFRTSIQKEWEWRVSRGESLKNLQAFEHLISEDGGDDRTLS, encoded by the coding sequence ATGAGCGCCCCCGACGCCGTGCGGGACCTCATCGAGCGGACCCTGAAGGACAACGACCTCGAGTACGTCTTCCACGAGGGCGCCGCCGGTGGGCTGCCCGGCCTGGTCGTGGCGCTGCCGGGGGAGCGCAGGCTCAAGACCAACACGATCCTGTCGATCGGCGAGCACTCGGTGCGCGTGGAGGCGTTCGTGTGCCGCAGGCCCGACGAGAACCACGAGGGCGTCTACCGGTTCCTGCTCAAGCGCAACCGCAGGCTGTACGGCGTCGCCTACACCCTCGACAATGTCGGCGACATCTACCTCGTCGGCCGGATGGCGCTGGCCTCGGTGAGCCCCGAGGAGGTCGACCGGGTGCTCGGGCAAGTCCTGGAGGCCGTCGACTCCGACTTCAACACCTTGCTGGAGTTGGGTTTTCGCACCTCCATCCAGAAGGAATGGGAGTGGCGGGTCTCGCGCGGCGAATCGCTGAAGAACCTGCAGGCGTTCGAGCACCTCATCAGCGAAGACGGTGGCGACGACCGAACCCTGTCGTGA
- a CDS encoding sensor histidine kinase, whose product MSVVSALLLVAVVALLAMAIGVAAGVRVAPRVRERRQRRSTEQSGITVSQMLEHIVSQSPIGIVVVDHFRDVVYMNERASELGLLRERLLDDRAWAVAKRTLATGEPGEFDLSPLKGDRPGRSGLSVRGHVQLLTELDRRFAVLYVDDQSEHARMEATRRDFVANVSHELKTPVGALGVLAEAVLASADDPATVAHFAEKMVMESTRLANMVGELIELSRLQGGERLPDLGTVDVDVVVSEALSRHKVAAENADITVTTDAPTGFRVLGDQTLLVTAIANLVSNAIAYSPNGSSVSISRRRRGRNIEIAVTDRGIGIAPADQERVFERFFRVDKARSRATGGTGLGLAIVKHVAANHNGSIRLWSQPGTGSTFTLSIPAADPPHLDGNDADDSLDDRED is encoded by the coding sequence GTGAGTGTCGTATCGGCGCTGCTGCTCGTCGCAGTCGTGGCACTGCTCGCGATGGCGATCGGTGTCGCGGCCGGCGTCCGGGTGGCGCCCCGGGTTCGGGAGCGCCGGCAGCGGCGCTCGACCGAGCAGTCCGGCATCACCGTGTCCCAGATGCTCGAGCACATCGTCTCGCAGTCCCCGATCGGGATCGTCGTCGTCGACCACTTCCGTGACGTGGTGTACATGAACGAACGGGCCAGTGAGCTCGGGCTGCTGCGCGAACGCCTCCTCGACGACCGGGCCTGGGCCGTCGCCAAGCGCACGCTGGCCACCGGCGAACCGGGCGAGTTCGACCTGTCACCGCTCAAGGGCGACCGCCCCGGCCGCTCCGGGCTGTCGGTGCGGGGCCATGTGCAGCTGCTGACCGAGCTGGACCGCCGGTTCGCGGTGCTCTACGTCGACGACCAGTCCGAGCACGCCAGGATGGAGGCGACGCGGCGCGACTTCGTCGCCAACGTCAGCCACGAACTCAAGACCCCGGTCGGGGCGCTGGGCGTGCTCGCCGAGGCGGTGCTCGCCTCGGCCGACGATCCGGCCACCGTCGCGCACTTCGCGGAGAAGATGGTGATGGAGTCCACGCGGCTGGCCAACATGGTCGGCGAGCTGATCGAGCTGTCCCGGTTGCAGGGTGGCGAGCGGCTACCCGACCTGGGCACGGTGGACGTGGATGTCGTTGTCTCCGAAGCGCTCTCGCGTCACAAGGTGGCCGCCGAGAACGCCGACATCACGGTCACCACCGATGCGCCGACCGGTTTTCGCGTGCTCGGTGACCAGACCCTGCTGGTGACGGCGATCGCGAACCTCGTCTCCAACGCGATCGCCTACTCGCCCAACGGATCCTCGGTGTCGATCAGCCGGCGCAGGCGTGGCCGCAACATCGAGATCGCGGTCACCGACCGCGGCATCGGCATCGCCCCCGCCGATCAGGAGCGGGTGTTCGAACGCTTCTTCCGCGTCGACAAGGCGCGCTCGCGGGCCACCGGCGGCACCGGTCTCGGCCTGGCGATCGTCAAGCACGTCGCCGCCAACCACAATGGTTCGATCCGGTTGTGGAGTCAGCCCGGCACCGGCTCCACCTTCACCTTGTCCATACCGGCGGCCGATCCGCCGCACCTCGACGGCAACGACGCCGACGACAGCCTCGACGACCGAGAGGATTGA
- a CDS encoding phosphoglyceromutase: protein MADTATLILLRHGESEWNALNLFTGWVDVDLTDKGRAEAARAGELIGEQDKLPDVLYTSLLRRAITTANIALDKADRHWIPVHRDWRLNERHYGALQGLNKAETKAKYGDEQFMAWRRSYDTPPPPIEAGSEFSQDQDPRYADIPGGAPLTECLKDVVERFVPYFTEVIVPDLKAGKTVLIAAHGNSLRALVKYLDGMSDEDVVGLNIPTGIPLRYDLDENLKPTVAGGSYLDPEAAAAGAAAVAAQGAK, encoded by the coding sequence ATGGCAGATACCGCGACGCTGATCCTGCTCCGCCACGGCGAAAGTGAGTGGAACGCGCTGAACCTGTTCACCGGCTGGGTCGACGTCGACCTCACCGACAAGGGCAGAGCCGAGGCAGCCCGCGCCGGCGAACTGATCGGTGAACAGGACAAACTGCCCGACGTGCTCTACACGTCGCTGCTGCGGCGCGCGATCACCACCGCCAACATCGCGCTCGACAAGGCCGACCGGCACTGGATCCCGGTGCACCGGGACTGGCGTCTCAACGAACGTCATTACGGCGCGCTGCAGGGCCTGAACAAGGCCGAGACGAAGGCCAAATACGGCGACGAACAGTTCATGGCGTGGCGCCGCAGCTACGACACCCCGCCGCCGCCGATCGAGGCCGGCTCGGAGTTCAGCCAGGACCAGGATCCCCGCTACGCCGACATCCCCGGCGGCGCGCCGCTGACCGAATGCCTCAAAGACGTCGTCGAGCGCTTCGTCCCGTACTTCACCGAGGTCATCGTTCCCGACCTGAAGGCGGGCAAGACCGTGCTGATCGCCGCGCACGGCAATTCGCTGCGGGCGCTGGTGAAGTACCTGGACGGGATGTCCGATGAGGACGTCGTCGGCCTGAACATCCCCACCGGGATCCCGCTGCGCTACGACCTGGACGAGAACCTCAAGCCCACGGTCGCCGGCGGTAGCTACCTCGACCCCGAGGCGGCGGCGGCCGGAGCGGCCGCGGTGGCCGCCCAAGGCGCCAAGTAG
- a CDS encoding Ppx/GppA phosphatase family protein translates to MRLGVLDVGSNTVHLLVVDARRGGHPTPMSSTKASLRLAEAIDDSGKLTRRGADKLIGTVDEFARIATSSGCAELMAFATSAVRDATNSEDVLTRVKAETGVDLKVLSGVDESRLTFLAVRRWYGWSAGRIINIDIGGGSLELSSGVDEEPDVALSLPLGAGRMTREWLPDDPPGRRRVAMLRDWLANELSEAGAAISAPGTPDLAVATSKTFRSLARLTGAAPSGAGPRVKRTLTATGLRQLINFISRMTAADRAELEGVSVDRAPQIVAGALVAEASMKALGIESVDICPWALREGLILRKLDSEADGSAFVGGGADHPGKVGKPGKTGEGESASRPMSVRNAGR, encoded by the coding sequence GTGCGATTAGGCGTGCTCGACGTGGGCAGCAACACCGTCCATCTGTTGGTGGTCGATGCCCGCCGTGGTGGGCACCCGACGCCGATGAGTTCGACCAAGGCGTCGCTGCGGCTGGCCGAGGCGATCGACGACTCCGGGAAACTCACCCGCCGCGGCGCCGACAAGTTGATCGGTACGGTCGACGAGTTCGCCCGGATCGCGACCAGCTCGGGCTGTGCCGAGCTGATGGCGTTCGCGACGTCTGCGGTGCGGGATGCGACGAACTCCGAGGATGTCCTGACCCGGGTGAAGGCCGAGACCGGCGTCGACCTCAAGGTGCTCAGCGGAGTCGACGAGTCGCGTCTGACGTTCCTGGCCGTGCGGCGCTGGTACGGGTGGAGCGCCGGACGGATCATCAACATCGACATCGGCGGCGGCTCGCTGGAGCTGTCCAGCGGGGTGGACGAGGAGCCAGATGTGGCGCTGTCGCTGCCGCTGGGGGCGGGCCGGATGACCCGTGAGTGGCTGCCCGACGATCCGCCGGGCCGGCGCCGGGTCGCGATGCTGCGCGACTGGCTGGCCAACGAGCTGTCCGAGGCCGGGGCGGCGATCTCGGCGCCGGGTACCCCGGATCTGGCCGTGGCCACCTCGAAGACATTTCGTTCGCTGGCGCGGTTGACCGGGGCGGCGCCCTCGGGTGCCGGCCCGCGGGTCAAGCGCACGCTCACCGCGACCGGTCTTCGTCAACTCATAAATTTCATCTCTAGGATGACCGCGGCTGACCGTGCGGAATTGGAAGGGGTGAGTGTCGACCGGGCTCCGCAGATCGTTGCGGGCGCATTGGTGGCGGAGGCGAGCATGAAGGCTCTCGGCATCGAGAGCGTGGACATCTGTCCCTGGGCGTTGCGAGAGGGGCTCATCCTGCGGAAACTCGACAGCGAGGCCGACGGGAGCGCCTTCGTCGGGGGCGGTGCCGACCATCCGGGCAAGGTCGGCAAGCCGGGCAAGACCGGCGAAGGTGAATCCGCCTCACGACCGATGTCCGTGCGCAATGCTGGACGCTGA
- a CDS encoding sugar phosphate isomerase/epimerase family protein — MRPAIKVGLSTASVYPLKTEAAFEYAANLGYDGVELMVWAEAVSQDIDAIEAMSKRYDVPVLSIHAPCLLITQRVWGANPVTKLERSVRAAEQLGAQTVVVHPPFRWQRRYADGFSDQVAELESGSDVMVAVENMFPFRADRFFGAGQTSIERMRKRGGAPGPGISAFAPSYDPLDGGHAHYTLDLSHTATAGTDAIEMAGRMGDGLVHLHLADGSGASHDEHLVPGRGTQPTAEVCEMLAASDFAGHVILEVSTSGARNAAEREALLTESLQFARTHLLR, encoded by the coding sequence GTGCGCCCAGCAATCAAGGTCGGTCTGTCGACCGCCTCGGTCTATCCGCTCAAGACCGAGGCGGCATTCGAGTACGCCGCGAACCTGGGCTATGACGGCGTCGAGCTGATGGTGTGGGCCGAGGCGGTCAGCCAGGACATCGACGCGATCGAGGCGATGTCGAAGCGCTACGACGTGCCGGTGCTGTCCATACACGCGCCGTGTCTGCTGATCACGCAACGGGTTTGGGGTGCCAACCCGGTCACCAAACTCGAGCGCAGTGTGCGCGCCGCCGAACAGCTCGGGGCCCAGACCGTGGTGGTGCATCCGCCGTTCCGGTGGCAGCGGCGCTACGCCGACGGCTTCAGTGACCAGGTGGCCGAGCTGGAATCCGGCAGCGACGTGATGGTCGCGGTCGAGAACATGTTCCCGTTCCGCGCCGACCGGTTCTTCGGCGCGGGGCAGACCTCGATCGAGCGGATGCGCAAGCGCGGCGGCGCCCCCGGTCCCGGCATCTCGGCGTTCGCGCCGTCCTACGACCCGCTCGACGGCGGCCACGCGCACTACACCCTCGATCTGTCGCACACCGCGACCGCGGGCACCGACGCGATCGAGATGGCCGGCCGGATGGGCGACGGCCTGGTGCACCTGCACCTGGCCGACGGCAGCGGCGCCTCCCACGACGAGCATCTGGTCCCCGGCCGCGGCACCCAGCCGACGGCCGAGGTCTGCGAGATGCTGGCCGCAAGCGACTTCGCCGGTCATGTCATCCTCGAGGTCAGCACCTCCGGCGCCCGCAACGCGGCCGAACGGGAGGCGTTGTTGACCGAGTCGCTGCAGTTCGCAAGGACGCACCTGCTGCGCTGA
- a CDS encoding 30S ribosomal protein bS22, with protein MGSVIKKRRKRMSKKKHRKLLRRTRVQRRKLGK; from the coding sequence ATGGGTTCTGTCATCAAGAAGCGGCGTAAGCGCATGTCGAAGAAGAAGCACCGCAAGCTGCTTCGTCGCACCCGGGTGCAGCGCAGAAAACTCGGCAAGTAG
- a CDS encoding thioesterase family protein has product MTSSALFTDAMALTSSGGGVYGGVLNEHWTIGPKVHGGAMLALCANAARIEFGEPGVEPIAVSGSFLWAPDPGEMQVVTTVLKRGRRVSLLDVELRQGDRTAVRAAITMGTPEHSGPDTRPLLSVNPVVPLMTPEPPPGLEPIGPDHPMADVVHLAHGCDIRPSLTTFEPRHDGGMPVIEYWVRPKGVAPDVLFALLCGDVSAPVTFGVNRFGWAPTVQLTAYLRALPADGWLRVMCTATQIGQDWFDEDHIVVDCEGRIIVQTRQLAMVPDR; this is encoded by the coding sequence ATGACGAGCTCCGCCCTGTTCACCGACGCGATGGCGCTGACATCCTCAGGCGGCGGCGTCTACGGCGGCGTACTCAACGAGCACTGGACGATCGGGCCGAAGGTGCACGGCGGCGCGATGCTCGCGCTGTGCGCCAACGCCGCCCGGATCGAGTTCGGTGAACCCGGCGTCGAGCCGATCGCGGTGTCGGGCAGCTTCCTGTGGGCCCCGGATCCGGGGGAGATGCAGGTCGTCACGACGGTGCTCAAGCGGGGACGGCGGGTGAGCCTGCTCGATGTCGAGCTGCGGCAGGGGGATCGCACCGCCGTCCGTGCGGCGATCACGATGGGCACCCCGGAACACAGCGGTCCCGACACTCGGCCGCTGCTGTCGGTGAATCCGGTCGTACCGCTGATGACGCCCGAACCGCCCCCGGGCCTCGAACCGATCGGCCCGGACCATCCGATGGCCGACGTCGTGCACCTCGCGCACGGCTGCGACATCAGGCCGTCGCTGACCACTTTCGAACCCCGCCACGACGGCGGCATGCCGGTGATCGAGTACTGGGTGCGCCCCAAGGGGGTGGCGCCGGACGTGCTGTTCGCGCTGCTGTGCGGCGACGTGTCCGCTCCGGTGACGTTCGGGGTCAACCGGTTCGGTTGGGCGCCCACCGTGCAGCTGACGGCGTATCTGAGGGCCCTTCCCGCCGACGGCTGGCTGCGGGTGATGTGCACCGCCACCCAGATCGGGCAGGACTGGTTCGACGAGGACCACATCGTGGTCGATTGCGAGGGTCGCATCATCGTGCAGACCCGCCAGCTGGCGATGGTGCCCGACCGATAG
- a CDS encoding SDR family oxidoreductase, protein MDSEGRSGTSGDGSDTREALNYPKVVLVTGACRFLGGYLTARLAQNPLINHVIAVDAVAPSKDLLRRMGRAEFVRADIRNPFIAKVIRNGDVDTVVHAAAASYAPRAGGRATLKELNVMGAIQLFAACQKAPSVRRVILKSTSEVYGSSSRDPVAFFESSSRRRPPGEGFARDSIDIEGYARGLGRRRPDIAVTILRLANMIGPAMDTALSRYLAGPVVPTVVGHDARLQLLHEQDALGALERATMAGKPGTFNIGAAGVIMMSQAIRRSGRLALPVPRSALVAVDSLWRATRNTELDREQLDYLSYGRVMDTTRMVNELGYTPKWTTAEAFDDYVRGRGLTPIIDPRWMNALENRAVAAAQRWGR, encoded by the coding sequence ATGGATTCTGAGGGTCGGTCCGGAACGAGCGGCGACGGGTCGGACACCCGCGAGGCTCTGAACTACCCGAAGGTCGTACTCGTCACGGGAGCCTGCCGGTTCCTCGGCGGATACCTCACGGCGCGCCTCGCGCAGAACCCGCTGATCAACCACGTGATCGCGGTCGACGCGGTCGCGCCCAGCAAGGATCTACTGCGTCGGATGGGTCGCGCGGAGTTCGTCCGCGCCGACATCCGCAATCCCTTCATCGCGAAGGTGATCCGCAACGGCGACGTCGACACCGTGGTGCACGCCGCGGCCGCGTCCTACGCGCCGCGGGCCGGTGGCCGCGCGACGCTCAAAGAACTCAACGTGATGGGCGCGATCCAGCTGTTCGCGGCGTGCCAGAAGGCGCCGTCGGTGCGCCGGGTCATCCTGAAGTCGACCTCCGAGGTCTACGGGTCCAGCTCGCGCGATCCGGTCGCGTTCTTCGAGAGCAGCAGCCGCAGGCGCCCGCCCGGTGAGGGGTTCGCCCGCGACAGCATCGACATCGAGGGTTACGCGCGCGGCCTGGGCCGGCGCAGGCCCGATATCGCGGTGACGATCCTGCGGCTGGCCAACATGATCGGGCCTGCCATGGACACCGCGCTCTCGCGCTATCTGGCCGGCCCCGTCGTCCCGACGGTCGTCGGCCACGACGCGCGGCTGCAGCTGCTTCACGAGCAGGATGCGCTCGGCGCGCTGGAGCGCGCCACCATGGCGGGTAAGCCCGGCACGTTCAACATCGGCGCCGCCGGGGTGATCATGATGAGCCAGGCGATCCGGCGGTCGGGCCGGCTGGCGCTGCCGGTGCCGCGCTCGGCGTTGGTCGCTGTGGATTCGCTGTGGCGGGCCACCCGCAATACCGAACTCGATCGCGAGCAACTCGACTACCTCAGCTACGGCCGCGTGATGGACACCACCCGGATGGTCAACGAACTCGGCTACACCCCGAAGTGGACGACGGCCGAGGCCTTCGACGACTACGTGCGTGGCCGCGGGCTGACCCCGATCATCGATCCGCGCTGGATGAATGCGCTGGAGAATCGCGCGGTGGCGGCGGCGCAGCGCTGGGGGCGGTAG
- the proC gene encoding pyrroline-5-carboxylate reductase translates to MARIAIIGGGSIGEALLAGLLRAGRQVKDLVVAEKSQDRAAYLADKYSVRVTSVPDAVDAATYVVIAVKPGDVQHVIGDIADTAARAESDTAEQVFVSVAAGVGTAYYENKLPAGSPVVRVMPNAPMLVGGGVSAVAAGRFATPEHLKEVSQLFDAVGEVQIVTEAQIDAVTAVSGSGPAYFFLMVEALVDAGVEAGLPRKVATDLAVHTMAGSAAMLLERLDEAAEHAGSGPTMDTSPAQLRATVTSPGGTTAAGLRELERGGLRAAVAAAVEAAKKRSEQLGITSE, encoded by the coding sequence ATGGCCAGAATCGCGATCATCGGTGGCGGAAGTATCGGGGAAGCACTGCTTGCGGGGCTGTTACGCGCGGGCAGGCAGGTCAAGGACCTCGTTGTGGCGGAGAAGAGCCAGGACCGGGCCGCCTACCTCGCCGACAAGTACTCCGTGCGGGTCACCTCGGTCCCTGACGCCGTCGACGCCGCCACCTACGTGGTGATCGCCGTGAAGCCCGGCGACGTCCAACACGTGATCGGCGACATCGCCGATACCGCCGCCCGCGCCGAGAGTGACACCGCCGAGCAGGTCTTCGTCAGCGTCGCCGCGGGCGTCGGCACCGCCTATTACGAGAACAAGCTGCCCGCGGGCTCCCCGGTCGTGCGGGTGATGCCGAACGCCCCGATGCTCGTCGGTGGCGGGGTCAGCGCGGTGGCCGCGGGCCGGTTCGCGACCCCCGAACACCTCAAGGAGGTGTCGCAGCTGTTCGACGCCGTCGGCGAGGTGCAGATCGTCACCGAGGCGCAGATCGATGCCGTCACCGCGGTGTCGGGGTCCGGGCCCGCGTATTTCTTCCTGATGGTCGAGGCGCTCGTCGACGCGGGCGTGGAGGCCGGGCTGCCGCGCAAGGTCGCCACCGATCTCGCCGTGCACACCATGGCCGGCTCGGCGGCCATGCTGCTCGAGCGGCTCGACGAGGCCGCCGAACACGCCGGTTCGGGCCCGACGATGGACACCTCGCCTGCCCAGCTGCGCGCCACCGTGACGTCCCCGGGCGGCACCACGGCCGCGGGCCTGCGGGAACTTGAGCGCGGTGGTCTGCGGGCCGCTGTGGCCGCTGCCGTCGAGGCCGCGAAAAAGCGCTCTGAGCAGCTCGGAATTACATCCGAGTAG
- the regX gene encoding two-component sensory transduction protein RegX, which yields MTSVLIVEDEESLADPLAFLLRKEGFEATVVADGPSALAEFERSGADIVLLDLMLPGMSGTDVCKQLRLRSSVPVIMVTARDSEIDKVVGLELGADDYVTKPYSARELIARIRAVLRRGADAEDPGNTDGVLEAGPVRMDVERHVVSVNGAPITLPLKEFDLLEYLMRNSGRVLTRGQLIDRVWGADYVGDTKTLDVHVKRLRSKIEADPANPVHLVTVRGLGYKLEG from the coding sequence ATGACCAGCGTGCTGATTGTGGAGGACGAGGAGTCCCTGGCCGATCCCCTGGCCTTTCTCCTCCGCAAAGAGGGCTTCGAAGCCACTGTGGTGGCCGACGGGCCTTCAGCCCTGGCCGAATTCGAGCGCTCCGGCGCCGACATCGTGCTGCTGGACCTGATGCTTCCCGGCATGAGCGGCACCGACGTGTGCAAGCAGCTGCGGTTGCGGTCGAGTGTCCCGGTGATCATGGTGACCGCCCGCGACAGTGAGATCGACAAGGTGGTGGGCCTGGAGCTCGGCGCCGACGACTACGTCACGAAGCCGTACTCGGCACGTGAGCTGATCGCCCGAATCCGGGCGGTGCTGCGGCGCGGCGCCGACGCCGAGGACCCGGGCAACACCGACGGTGTGCTGGAGGCCGGGCCGGTGCGGATGGATGTCGAACGCCATGTGGTCAGCGTCAACGGCGCACCGATCACGTTGCCGCTCAAGGAGTTCGACCTTCTCGAATACCTGATGCGCAACAGTGGGCGGGTGCTCACCCGCGGGCAGCTGATCGACCGGGTGTGGGGCGCGGACTACGTCGGCGACACCAAGACGCTCGACGTGCACGTCAAGCGGCTGCGCAGCAAGATCGAAGCGGATCCGGCCAACCCGGTGCATCTGGTTACCGTGCGCGGTCTCGGTTACAAACTGGAGGGCTGA
- the mshA gene encoding D-inositol-3-phosphate glycosyltransferase, with protein sequence MRLATDPAGLPQPRRVAVLSVHTSPLAQPGTGDAGGMNVYVLQTSLELASRGVEVEIFTRATSSGDDPVVPVAPGVLVRNVVAGPFEGLDKNDLPTQLCAFTAGVLRAEATHEPGYYDIVHSHYWLSGQVGWLAADRWAVPLVHTAHTLAAVKNASLAAGDAPEPPMRAIGEQQVVDEADRLIVNTEHEARQLVSLHHADPGRIDVVHPGVDLVTFTPGDRGQARAALGLDPDAKIVAFVGRIQPLKAPDVLLRAAALLPDVQVVIAGGPSGSGLATPDNLVRLAAELGIADRVTFLPPQSRADLVRVYRAADIVAVPSHSESFGLVAVEAQACGTPVVAAAVGGLPVAVRDGVSGALVDGHEPAAWATTLSEVFAADPDALRRAAIEHAATFSWSHTVDALLGSYGRAIADYRARHQLSARRNGRRFSMRRGVRA encoded by the coding sequence GTGCGCCTAGCAACCGATCCGGCCGGACTGCCCCAACCGCGGCGCGTGGCGGTGTTATCCGTGCACACGTCTCCGCTGGCCCAGCCGGGTACCGGGGACGCCGGCGGGATGAACGTCTACGTGCTGCAAACCTCCCTGGAGCTGGCCAGCCGCGGCGTCGAGGTGGAGATCTTCACCAGGGCGACCTCCTCGGGCGACGATCCGGTGGTCCCGGTGGCCCCCGGCGTGCTGGTCCGCAACGTCGTGGCCGGCCCCTTCGAAGGCCTCGACAAGAACGACCTGCCGACCCAGCTGTGCGCGTTCACCGCGGGCGTGCTGCGCGCCGAAGCCACCCACGAACCCGGCTACTACGACATCGTGCACTCGCACTACTGGCTTTCCGGGCAGGTCGGCTGGCTGGCCGCCGACCGGTGGGCGGTCCCGCTGGTGCACACCGCGCACACGCTGGCCGCGGTCAAGAACGCGTCGCTGGCGGCCGGGGACGCCCCCGAGCCGCCCATGCGCGCGATCGGTGAGCAGCAGGTGGTCGACGAGGCCGATCGGCTCATCGTCAACACCGAACACGAAGCCCGGCAACTGGTTTCACTTCATCACGCCGACCCCGGCCGCATCGACGTGGTGCATCCCGGCGTCGACCTGGTCACCTTCACACCCGGCGACCGGGGGCAGGCGCGGGCGGCGCTCGGGCTGGACCCCGACGCCAAGATCGTCGCGTTCGTCGGCCGCATCCAGCCGCTCAAGGCCCCCGACGTGCTGCTGCGCGCCGCCGCGCTGCTGCCCGACGTCCAGGTGGTCATCGCCGGCGGCCCGTCCGGATCCGGGCTGGCGACCCCGGACAACCTGGTTCGCCTGGCCGCCGAGTTGGGTATCGCTGACCGGGTGACGTTCCTGCCCCCGCAATCGCGCGCCGACCTGGTGCGCGTCTACCGGGCCGCCGACATCGTCGCGGTCCCCAGCCACTCGGAATCCTTCGGGCTCGTCGCGGTCGAAGCTCAGGCGTGCGGTACCCCGGTGGTCGCTGCCGCGGTGGGCGGCCTGCCGGTCGCCGTGCGCGACGGGGTGAGCGGCGCGCTGGTCGACGGGCACGAGCCCGCGGCGTGGGCGACGACGCTGTCCGAGGTGTTCGCCGCCGACCCCGACGCGCTGCGCCGGGCCGCGATCGAGCACGCCGCGACGTTCTCCTGGTCGCACACCGTCGACGCACTGCTGGGCAGCTACGGCCGCGCCATCGCCGACTACCGCGCCCGGCATCAACTCTCGGCCCGGCGCAACGGACGCCGGTTCAGCATGCGGCGCGGAGTCCGCGCATGA